From the genome of Metallibacterium scheffleri:
TGTGCTCGTCATCCCCGCGCTCGTCCCCGCGCTCGTCATCCCCGCGCACCCACGGCTCGATAGGGGTCGGGAAGGCTCATCACCTCCCCGCCCTCCGAACCGTGCGTGCGGTTCTCCCGCACACGGCTCTCCAGTGGGTGGTTGCTTCATCGAGATCGGCACGCCAAGGCATGGGCTTGGGTTAACGTGAAAAGCCCCTGCTGAGCGAAGTAGCTATTGGGCCAGCGCTGATGGTCCTCGCGGGTGTGACCGTGCCCACGCCGACCCTCGTATGCACGAAGGATAGAGCGCAGACGCCGGCGGATAAACCCGTCGAGCTTGCTGAAAGTGATCCGGTGGGCATGCCTGAAGTACTGGTACCAGCCCCGCAGCATCGGGTTGATCTGGCTGATGATGCTCGCCAGCGAACGCCCCTTGGTACGCGGCGTGTGCTGTCGAATTTTGTCCAGCATCGCGTTCCAGCTCTTCGTGCGTACCCGGCGTTGACCGGCCTCGAACCGATAGCCCAGAAACTCGAACCCGCGGCCTACCTGTCGGCAGTCGCCGACGTGGGTCTTGTCCGGGTGCAAGGTCAGCTCGTGGGCGTCCACCCACGTGCCAATCTCGGCCAGCGCACGTTGCGCCTCATCCGCGGTCTGACACAGCACCACGAAGTCATCGGCATAACGCACCATCCGATAGCCGCCTGCGGCCATCGTCTCGTCGAGCCCATGCAGGTAGATATTGGACAACAGCGGACTGATCACCGCACCCTGCGGCGTACCGCCCGTGGGGATCCAGCGTTCCAGTCCCGCCATCACTTCCTGCTTGAGCCACGATTCCAGCAAGCGCAGTACGCGGCCATCCGCGATCTGCTCGCGCACCCGCGCCATCAGACCGGCGTGCGGAATGCTGTCAAAGTAGCCGGCAAGGTCGGCATCCACCACATGGCAATACCCCGCCCGCAGCAGTGCATCCACCTCCCGCAGCGCACGCTTGGCACCGCGGCCGGGCCGAAACCCGTAGCTGTGTGCGCAAAAGATCGACTCGAAGATCGGCTCAATCACCAGCCGTACCGCCGTTTGCACCACGCGATCCTTCACCGTCGGTATCCCCAGTGGACGGGTTTGGCCCCGCCCTTTGGGAATCTCGACCCGCCTGATCGCTTGGGGCCGGTACGTGTCACTGCGCAGCGCCCTCGCCAGCTCGTCGAGGTAGCGCTCGGCATGGGCCGCGAACGCGTCCACACTTTGACGATCCACCCCGGCCGCTCCGCAATTGCGCACCACCCGTCCCCACGCCGCTTGCAGCGTCGCCGGACGCATCACCTTGTCCATCAGGCTGAACCATTTTCCTCCCTTCACGCCGTTGTCCAGCGCTGCCAACATTCGGTCCGTCCATACCGAGGCTTCCACCCAACTCCAATCGCGAGTCTGGGTATCTTCATCGTGCTTAGCCGTTACCGGCACTTGCGATGAGTTTGCGTGCATCGTTCTCAACCTCCCGAATCCACCTTCCTGCCTCCCTTCCCTCCACGCGGTTTTGCTAGCCGCGCTTCGCGGACCTCAACTCAAGATCCTGCGGTACTACGAAGGCTCTGACTCCCGCACCCGTTCACATCGGGCGCGGGTCTCCCCGCTTACTGCATCGCACCTTCCCAATGTTCCGTCCCCAACCACACGGTGTGCCCGATCATCGCTTTGACAGCCACCTCAGCGTGATCGGTGAGTTCCAGGCTTCGCCATGAATGAGCAGGCTCGCCGCAACACCCCGCCGAAACGGGTTCGCTTTACTACGGACCATCAGTTCGCTTCCGGTTGCTCTCCACCCCGCCTCTCAGCGACGCAGTTACCTTCAACTACAGGGCCTGTGGCTTGCCCCGACGCGGATTTGCACCGCGCTGATACGATGCCCTCACGGGCGCACTCATCCCCGCGCAGGCGGGGATCCAGTGACTTCAGCAAATGCTGGATCCCCGCCTGCGCGGGGATGACGACCGATCTTTTTCGATCGTTGGTCGCGGATTCGCATCAGGCGAGCTCGCTGCGCATCTCGGCGCGTAGCGGCGGCGCGGCGCGCGCCCAGTCCGCGGCATCCAGCTCGAACCAGGCCAGCGGCTTCCCGGCATAGGACGGGTGCGCGAGCACGCGCTCGCCGCGTCGATGCAGGCCGCACTTCAGCAGCACCTGCTGCGAGGCGCTGTTGTCGGGATCGGTGATCGCGGTGATCTGCCGCAGGCCGCGCACGCTGAAACCGTAGTGCAGCAGCGCCCGACTCATCTCGGTGGCATAGCCATGACCCCAATACGGCCTGGCCAGCGCGTAGCCCACCTGGATGTGCGCCTCGCCACGGATATGGTTGAGCAGGTGCAGCCCCACCGCCGCGCCGCCGTCGCGCATGCAGGTCAGCCAGATGCCGAGACCCGGATATTCGTCGTAATACGCGAGGACACGCTCGCGCAGCATGATTTCGCATTCGTCGCGCGATTTCACCCCGCCGAGATACCGCGCCACGGCGGGATCGGCGTACAGGCCGTGCAGAAATCCGAAGTCGGCGGGCGTGAAACGCCGCAACGCCAGACGCGCGCTGCGCAGCCATGCGTGGGTGTCCTGCGGCCACGCGGTGTTCATGCGCGGCTCTGCACGGACGCGCGCGCGACGCCATCCGGCGCCGCGTCGGCAGCGAAGATGCGCGCGATCTCGTCGGCTGCCAGTGGCCGCCACGCGCCGGCCGCCAGATCGCCCAACTGCAAGGCGCCAATGCCCTCGCGATGCAGGCCCAGCACATGGTTGCCGACCGCCGCGAACATGCGCCGCGCCTGGTGGTAGCGGCCTTCGCGCAAGGTCAGCACGGCGTGGCGCGGGTCCGCCACCCGCAGCGCGGCGGGCAGCAGCGGCGTGCGCTCGCCCTTGAGCAGCAGCGTGCCGCTGGCGAACAGCGCCGCCGCGTCCGCGCGCAGATCCTCGGCCAGTTCGACCCGATAGGTCTTCGGCACGTGTCGGCGCGGGCTGATGATCCGCTGCAGCAGCGCGCCATCATCGGTCAGCAACAGCAGACCGCTGGTGTCGCGATCCAGCCGCCCGACGCTCGACAGCGGCGGCTTGCGCATGCGGTAGCGCGGCGGCAACAGCGTGTAGACCAGCGGCCCGGCGTCGTCATGCGAGCAGGTGACGCCGCGCGGTTTGTGCAGCATCAGCACCAGCCCATGCGCGGGATCGAGCGGCTGGCCATCGATGCGCACCTCGGCGTGGACGCTGACGGTATCCGCAACCAGCGGCGCGCCGTGTGCATCGGTGACACGCCCTGCCGCGATCAGCGCCTGCACCTCGCGGCGGCTGCCATAACCGAGGTTGGCCAACGTGCGCAGCAGGCTCATGCGCGCGGTCCGCTGGCGCGCAACACCTTGTAGCCCTGCGCTTGGGCGACAACCTCGACCTGCGTGAAGTGCGCCGTCAGCGTCGCTTCGTAGGGCAAATGCCGATTGGCCACCAGCCAGAACTGTCCTGGCGCGTGCAGCGCAGCGGCCGCCGCGGCGATGAACGCCCGCCCCAGCTCCGGGCGATCGGCGCGGTCGATGTGAAACGGCGGATTGCTGATGATCGCGTCGTAGCGGCGCGGCAGGCCATGGGTGACGTCGTGCCAGTGCAGCGCGATGTGCGCCGGATGGCCGCTGCGCGCAAGGTTGACGCGCGCCGGCTCGAGCGCGCGCGCGTCGGCCTCGTACAGATCCAGTTCGGCGATCCCCGCGCAGCGCCGCAGCAAGGCGCTGGACAGATAGCCCCAGCCGGCGCCCAGATCGGCCACGGCACCGCGCAGCGTGGCCGGCAGTTGCGCCGCCAGCAGTTGCGATCCGGGGTCGATGCGGTCCCAGGCGAACAGGCCGGGACGGCTGCAGTAGCCCGCCGGGTTGTCGCGCGGCGCATCCAGCGCGCGCCACTCGGCGCACAGCGCATGGTCGATGTGCGCGGCGCGCAGCGGCGCCGTCCACACCGCGCGGCAATGGTGCTTGCTCAGCGTGGACACCGGCCCGGCCAGCGCGGCGAGGTCGTTTTGCAGGCTGCGCGCGCCCTCGTCGTTGTTCGCGGCCAGCAGCACCTGCGCATCCTCGGCGCAGTGCGCGACGGCTCGTGCCAACAGCGCGCGCGCGGCCTGGCGCTGGCGCGGCGGCAGCAGCAGCACGCGCGCATGGCGCGCGCCATCGGGTACCGGCGCGACGCCGCAACCCTGTGCCTGCAGCGCATCCGCGTGCGGCTTGAAGTCCTGCGCGTACTGCCATGCCGGTTGCGCGGCCGCCGGCAGCCACGCACTGCTGCGCGCGCCCAGAAACAGCACCGGCGCCGGCGTGGGCAATGGCGGTAACTGCGCCCAGGCAAGACCCAGCACGGCGGCGGCGGGATCGTCGATCAGCATGCGTGGCACGAGTGGTGGTCAATCCGGCAGACAGGCTGGAAGTGTAAATGCGCGCGGGCTCGCGGCGAGCGCGGATTGCCCACATGCAGGACTTCTGCCCCGTTGTTCGCGCGACGCGCGGAAGCGATAGGCATGACCCGCGAACACATCGCAGCGGGCAGCGGCATCCCGCCGCCCGCTCAGCCGCGGCGTGTCAGCGGTGGATGCCGTGGTGCAGCCGCGCCGGCTGCGCGCGTGGCCGCGCGACAGCGCAGCAAGCGCGCGGCGGCGCCACGGACCGGGCCTGGGGCGTTGCGGGTGTCGCCGCTGCGAACGGATCCCGTCGCGGCGCTGCGCGCATGCTCGATGGCCGCATGGTCGGCGCCGCGCCGAAGCGCGGCATGGCGGCCAGCGGCCTATCGAACCGAGGCCGGGAATCCGGCCGCGATGGCGTGTGCTCGCGCCAGTGCGCCAGTGGGCTGGGCGGCTGCCAGGCCACGGCGCCAGCGACCTTGCCATTGAGCGCGAACGCACGCGTCGTCGTCGTTGCCGCCGGCCGCGGAGCGACCCGGAAAGGCGTCGCAAACAGCCCACCGAGCGTAACCTGGACGTCCGGCAGTCGTCGCCGCGAACGGTAGAAGATGGGAATCGTCCAGCCGCTGCCCGCGGGCGCAGTGCAATCGGGAACATCGATAAAGAACCCGTGCGCGCCCGCTCTCGCATTGGTGATGTACAGGCCGCCCCATGCATCCGGATGCGACAACACGCTGCACGGCATGTCGTTCAACAGGGCGACGTTCTTGGGCCGGGTGTCGTACCGGTAGGAAAACCAGTGCGCCCATGGAGTGCGATCCGACCACGCTGGCGCGGCCTGCGCGACCGCGGCGGTCATTGCGATCAACACGAACGCGAGGCTGGCCTGCAAGCGCATGATGCATCTCCCGGCGAGGGATTGGCGCGGCGCTGGAGAACCGCGCACGCCGACTGTAGGCACCGCCGGGCGGGCGCCACAACCCGCGATCGCATCAATTCGCGGTAATGTCGCGGCGCCGCACGCGTCACGATCCACCCGCCACGCGGGGCAGCGCGGCACGCATCACGACGCGTGCTCGTGTCGCGCCGGGCAGGCAGGCCCCGCAATCCGGTGCAAGCCACGCCGACCGGCCCCGCACGACATGGGTTGGGCGCGCACCCCGACGTCATCACTTGCCCAGCCCCGGGATGTGCCGCGGACCGTGTATCAATCGCTGGCGTTGGCCGCCTCGCGGCCTTGCTGGCGGATGATGGCTTCCTGCCGCGCATCGTTGATCGCGGCCATGATGTCATCGACATCGGCGCGGTGCGTGTCGTCGGCAAACGCGCCGGACAACTCGCTGTCGGGGCGCAATCGCCCCTGTTCGAACAGCGCCCACATCTCCTCGCCGTAGCGCGTACGCAGCAGCTCGGGCGCGAATTGTCCGAGCGTGTTGGCAAGGTTGCCGACATCGCGCAGCAGCATGGCGCGCGCGGCGTTGTTGCCGGCGGCGCTGACTACCTGCGGCAGATCGATGATCACCGGGCCATCCGCCGCGACCAGCACGTTGTATTCCGACAGGTCGCCATGGATCAGGCCCAGGCACAGCATGCGTACCACCTGCTGCAGCAGGAACCGGTGGAAAGCGCGCGCCTGCGCCGGCTCGAGATCGACCTCGCCCAGACGCGGCGCCGCGCGGCCCTCGGCATCGGTGACCAGCTCCATCACCAGCACGCCGTTGAAAAATCCGTACGGTTGCGGCACGCGCACGCCGGCCGCGGCCAGTTGGTACAGCGCATCGACCTCGGTGTTTTTCCAGTCGTTTTCCTGCTGCTTGCGGCCGAACCGGGTGGCCTTGCCGATCGCGCGCGCCTCGCGGCTGCCGCGCACCTTGCGCCCTTCCTGATACTGCACGCGCGCCTGAAAACTGCGTTGCGCCAGGTCCTTGTAGACCTTCGCGCAGCGCACCATGTCACCGCTGCGCACCACGTACACCGATGCTTCCTTGCCGCTCTTCAGCGGCCGGATCACCGCGTCGATGATGCCGTCGTCGATCAGCGCCTGCAGTCCTTGGGGAGTCTTCATGGGTTCCGGAGTTTTGCGGTGCAGGCTCGCGCGCGGCACCGCAGGATGAGGGGCATCGAGCCGGGCGCGGTCGCGGCGCACGGCAGACAAACGCCACAGTTTACCCGTGCTTGGATCGTATGTTGCGCGCGCCACGCGTCGGCGCGACGCTGGACCCGTCAGCGCGGCACATTGCCGCAGGTTTTGTCATGCTGCGGCGCATTAACAATTTAACAGTATCTAATATTACGCTGCGCGCCTTTGCCCACCACCCAGGGGAATCGCATGTCGCATCGGCACCTCGCCATGGCCATCGCGGTCGCGCTGTCCGCGGCCACGCACACGGCGCACGCGGCGCCGGCGCCCGCATCGAATGCACGCGCCGGTGACGCGGCGGCCAGCGCCCGCGATCCTGCGCGCAAGAGCGCAACCACCTCGGTCACCAATCTGGAAACGGTCAAGGTCACCGCGCGCCGTTACGAGGAAACCCTGCAGGACGTGCCCATCGCGGTGACCGCCCTGACCGCGCGCGCGCTCACCGACGACAACGTGCAAAACCTGTCGGACTTGCAGGGACTCGTGCCCAATCTGCAGATCGGCCCGACCCAAGGCACCAGCTCGACGCTGACCGTGTATCTGCGCGGCATCGGCCAGAACAATCCGCTGTGGGGCTTCGATCCCGAGGTGGGCCTGTACTTCGATGGCGTGTACATCGCGCGCCCGCAAGGCGCGCTGCTGGATGTGTTCGACGTGGACCGCATCGAGGTGCTGCGCGGCCCGCAGGGCACGCTGTACGGCAAGAACACGGTCGGCGGCGCGATCAACTACATCTCCAAGCCGCTGCCCACGCACGCGACCGGATCGGTCACCGCGACGTTGGGCATGCACGCCACAAAGGACCTGAAAGTCGATTACGGCAACGCCAGCAAGGATGGTGTGTGGCGCTTCCGCGTCGCCGCCGCCAGCCTGCATCACGGCGGTTACGGCCACAATCTGTATCTCGGTGGCCCGACCAGCAATCAGGATGTGAACGCCGCGCGCGTGACGCTGGGCTATTTCCCGTCGGCGCGCTTCGATGCGCAATTGGCGCTGGATGGCGAGTTCGATCGCAGCGCCCCGCCCGGCGGCGCGCAGCTCGCGGTGATCCCGTTCGACCCGGCGCAGACCCAGGGCCTGCCCAGCCGCTATGACACGCGCTCCGACCAGGCGCCGGTGAACACCACCGACAGCGGCGGCGGCGCGCTGACCCTGCGCTGGCTGCTGGGCGAGGACTGGACGCTGAAGTCGATCAGCGCCTATCGCAGCAGCAACAGCAACATGAACATCGACGTGGACACGCTGCCGGTATCGATCGCGGACAACAACCTCGTCTACCACAGCCACCAGTTCAGCCAGGAACTGCAGGCCTTGTACGACAACGGCAGCGACTTGCACGGCGTGGTCGGCGTGTACTGGTTCGACGGTTACGCCGAGGGCATCAACAAGTACGCGCTGCTGGCGCTGCCACCGTATCAGCAACTGGGCTACTCGCTGTACGTGGGCAGCGGCGGCAGCGTGGACACGCGCAGCCTGGCCGCCTACGCGGACACGACCTGGCGCTTCGCGCCGCGCTGGAGCCTGGAGGCCGGCGCGCGCTACACGCACGAATCCAAGACCGCGATCATCCAGAACGACACCTATCCGAACGCGAACTTCGCCACGCCCAACGGCGTGCAAGCCGACTTCGCGGGCAGCACCGCGGCCAACAATCTGTCGCCCAAGCTCACCCTGGGCTGGAAGGCCAGCGCTGCGGTGAACCTGTACGCCACCGCCAGCACCGGCTTCCATTCCGGCGGTTACAACATCCAGGCCAATTGCACGGCGATCCCCGCATCGTGCCGGCCGATCAAGAACGAAACCCTGCTCAACTACGAGCTGGGCGCCAAGATGAGCTTTTTCGGCGGCCGCCTGATGCTCAACAGCGCCCTGTTCCATGCGCTGTACCACGATATCCAGCTATCGGTGTACACCTCGTATGTGCAGCCCAACGGCCAGCGCGGCTTCTTCGGCGATTTCACCAACGCCGGCAAGGCCACCATCGACGGCCTCGAGAACGAATTCGCCTGGCGCATGGGCGATCGCTGGACGCTGAGCGGCAACCTGTCGTATCTGCATCCGCGCTACACGCAGTACCTCAGCGGCGGCGTCAACATCGCGTCCACCAGCAAGTTCACTTTCGCGCCCAAGTGGAACGGCGGGCTGACGCTGTGGAAGCACTTCCCGCTGCGCGCTGGCGGCGACGTCGCCGCGCGCCTGAATGTCACCTATCAGACGCTGGCGTATTTCGATCAGAACTACAGCCCGGTCCTCGCCCAGGGCGCCTATGGCCTGGTCAACGCCGGGGTGATCTGGCGCACCGGCGGGCCGTGGACCTACAGCCTCGAAGGCAGCAACCTGGCCAACAAGCGCTATCGCACCTCGGGCTACAACATCATCGCGCTGGGCATGATCACCGGCTATTACGGCCCGCCGCGCATGATCACGGCCAGCGCGCGCTACAAGTTCTGAGCCGGGGTTCGCGCCGCAACCGCCTGAGCCGGATGTTGTCATCCGACTCTTGTCATCCCGAGCATCGCGAAGGATCTCGCTGTGGTGCTGGCGCTGGCGCGTGAACGATGGTTCTTGCGCGTGGCCTCGCAAGCCTGTCCTGTTCCGTGCGGCTGCCGCCGCGCGGGTTACTTTCCTCTTGGGGAAAGTAACCAAAGCCGTCCACGCGACGGCCTGCGCCCCGCTGCGCGGGGTGCCCTGCGCTGCTCGCCGGGCGCGAGCCGGCGCGAACTCGCCCATCCCTGGGCTCGAACAGGCGCGCCTTGCTCTCGCGCCCGACTGCGCTGCTCGGCGCTGGCCAACGCTGGCAAAGTCAAAGTCAAAGTCAAAGTCAACGGCAACAG
Proteins encoded in this window:
- the ltrA gene encoding group II intron reverse transcriptase/maturase; translated protein: MLAALDNGVKGGKWFSLMDKVMRPATLQAAWGRVVRNCGAAGVDRQSVDAFAAHAERYLDELARALRSDTYRPQAIRRVEIPKGRGQTRPLGIPTVKDRVVQTAVRLVIEPIFESIFCAHSYGFRPGRGAKRALREVDALLRAGYCHVVDADLAGYFDSIPHAGLMARVREQIADGRVLRLLESWLKQEVMAGLERWIPTGGTPQGAVISPLLSNIYLHGLDETMAAGGYRMVRYADDFVVLCQTADEAQRALAEIGTWVDAHELTLHPDKTHVGDCRQVGRGFEFLGYRFEAGQRRVRTKSWNAMLDKIRQHTPRTKGRSLASIISQINPMLRGWYQYFRHAHRITFSKLDGFIRRRLRSILRAYEGRRGHGHTREDHQRWPNSYFAQQGLFTLTQAHALACRSR
- a CDS encoding GNAT family N-acetyltransferase codes for the protein MNTAWPQDTHAWLRSARLALRRFTPADFGFLHGLYADPAVARYLGGVKSRDECEIMLRERVLAYYDEYPGLGIWLTCMRDGGAAVGLHLLNHIRGEAHIQVGYALARPYWGHGYATEMSRALLHYGFSVRGLRQITAITDPDNSASQQVLLKCGLHRRGERVLAHPSYAGKPLAWFELDAADWARAAPPLRAEMRSELA
- a CDS encoding pseudouridine synthase, translating into MSLLRTLANLGYGSRREVQALIAAGRVTDAHGAPLVADTVSVHAEVRIDGQPLDPAHGLVLMLHKPRGVTCSHDDAGPLVYTLLPPRYRMRKPPLSSVGRLDRDTSGLLLLTDDGALLQRIISPRRHVPKTYRVELAEDLRADAAALFASGTLLLKGERTPLLPAALRVADPRHAVLTLREGRYHQARRMFAAVGNHVLGLHREGIGALQLGDLAAGAWRPLAADEIARIFAADAAPDGVARASVQSRA
- a CDS encoding class I SAM-dependent methyltransferase, which translates into the protein MLIDDPAAAVLGLAWAQLPPLPTPAPVLFLGARSSAWLPAAAQPAWQYAQDFKPHADALQAQGCGVAPVPDGARHARVLLLPPRQRQAARALLARAVAHCAEDAQVLLAANNDEGARSLQNDLAALAGPVSTLSKHHCRAVWTAPLRAAHIDHALCAEWRALDAPRDNPAGYCSRPGLFAWDRIDPGSQLLAAQLPATLRGAVADLGAGWGYLSSALLRRCAGIAELDLYEADARALEPARVNLARSGHPAHIALHWHDVTHGLPRRYDAIISNPPFHIDRADRPELGRAFIAAAAAALHAPGQFWLVANRHLPYEATLTAHFTQVEVVAQAQGYKVLRASGPRA
- a CDS encoding PA4780 family RIO1-like protein kinase, with amino-acid sequence MKTPQGLQALIDDGIIDAVIRPLKSGKEASVYVVRSGDMVRCAKVYKDLAQRSFQARVQYQEGRKVRGSREARAIGKATRFGRKQQENDWKNTEVDALYQLAAAGVRVPQPYGFFNGVLVMELVTDAEGRAAPRLGEVDLEPAQARAFHRFLLQQVVRMLCLGLIHGDLSEYNVLVAADGPVIIDLPQVVSAAGNNAARAMLLRDVGNLANTLGQFAPELLRTRYGEEMWALFEQGRLRPDSELSGAFADDTHRADVDDIMAAINDARQEAIIRQQGREAANASD
- a CDS encoding TonB-dependent receptor translates to MSHRHLAMAIAVALSAATHTAHAAPAPASNARAGDAAASARDPARKSATTSVTNLETVKVTARRYEETLQDVPIAVTALTARALTDDNVQNLSDLQGLVPNLQIGPTQGTSSTLTVYLRGIGQNNPLWGFDPEVGLYFDGVYIARPQGALLDVFDVDRIEVLRGPQGTLYGKNTVGGAINYISKPLPTHATGSVTATLGMHATKDLKVDYGNASKDGVWRFRVAAASLHHGGYGHNLYLGGPTSNQDVNAARVTLGYFPSARFDAQLALDGEFDRSAPPGGAQLAVIPFDPAQTQGLPSRYDTRSDQAPVNTTDSGGGALTLRWLLGEDWTLKSISAYRSSNSNMNIDVDTLPVSIADNNLVYHSHQFSQELQALYDNGSDLHGVVGVYWFDGYAEGINKYALLALPPYQQLGYSLYVGSGGSVDTRSLAAYADTTWRFAPRWSLEAGARYTHESKTAIIQNDTYPNANFATPNGVQADFAGSTAANNLSPKLTLGWKASAAVNLYATASTGFHSGGYNIQANCTAIPASCRPIKNETLLNYELGAKMSFFGGRLMLNSALFHALYHDIQLSVYTSYVQPNGQRGFFGDFTNAGKATIDGLENEFAWRMGDRWTLSGNLSYLHPRYTQYLSGGVNIASTSKFTFAPKWNGGLTLWKHFPLRAGGDVAARLNVTYQTLAYFDQNYSPVLAQGAYGLVNAGVIWRTGGPWTYSLEGSNLANKRYRTSGYNIIALGMITGYYGPPRMITASARYKF